A part of Olleya sp. Bg11-27 genomic DNA contains:
- a CDS encoding carbon-nitrogen hydrolase family protein codes for MKPQDIENIELAYLTLDDYQELKEAMQEAYKSMPNLYWREHQIKTLIDKFPEGQVVIKINNQIAGCALSIIVDYDRIEEEHTYEDITGNYSFNTHTKSGDVLYGIDVFIKPKFRGLRLGRRLYDYRKELSEQLNLRGIVFGGRIPNYHNHQDKMTPKEYMDKVKRKEIHDSVLNFQISNDFHPLRVLKGYLEGDKDSGEFAVLLEWDNIYYKKPSKKAATKKKVVRLGLIQWQMRLYKDLEELMQQAEYFVDAVSGYRSDFALFPEFFNAPLMATNNHLPVSEAIRELAKHTDEIVQRFSELAITYNINIITGSFPEMKDDLLYNVGYLCRRDGTLERYEKLHVTPDEAKVWGMQGGNKLQAFDTDCGKIGILICYDSEFPELSRLLADEGMDILFVPFLTDTQNGYSRVRHCAQARAIENECYVAIAGSVGNLPKVHNMDIQYAQSMVFTPCDFAFPANGIKAEATANTEMILIADVDIDLLRELNQFGSVRNLKDRRKDIFSLTKK; via the coding sequence ATGAAACCACAAGACATTGAAAATATTGAATTAGCATACCTTACTTTGGATGATTATCAAGAGTTAAAAGAGGCTATGCAAGAAGCATATAAGTCTATGCCTAATTTATATTGGAGAGAACATCAAATTAAAACCTTAATAGACAAGTTTCCGGAAGGACAAGTTGTTATTAAAATCAACAACCAAATTGCCGGTTGTGCATTATCTATAATAGTAGATTACGATAGGATCGAAGAAGAACACACCTACGAGGATATTACAGGCAACTACTCTTTCAACACACATACCAAATCTGGAGATGTCCTTTATGGTATTGATGTTTTTATAAAACCTAAATTTAGAGGGTTACGTTTAGGAAGACGTTTATATGATTATAGAAAAGAATTAAGCGAACAACTTAACCTAAGAGGTATTGTTTTTGGCGGTCGTATTCCAAACTACCACAATCACCAAGACAAAATGACGCCTAAGGAATACATGGATAAAGTGAAGCGTAAGGAAATCCATGATTCCGTACTAAACTTTCAAATATCAAATGACTTTCACCCACTACGTGTTTTAAAAGGCTACTTAGAAGGGGATAAAGATTCTGGAGAATTTGCGGTGCTTTTAGAATGGGATAATATTTATTACAAAAAACCATCTAAAAAAGCAGCTACCAAGAAAAAAGTAGTACGTCTAGGCCTTATACAGTGGCAAATGCGTTTGTATAAGGACCTGGAAGAATTAATGCAGCAAGCCGAATATTTTGTCGATGCCGTATCTGGATACCGTTCTGACTTTGCGTTATTTCCTGAGTTTTTTAACGCGCCTTTAATGGCTACCAACAACCATTTACCGGTGTCTGAAGCTATTAGAGAATTAGCAAAACATACGGATGAGATTGTACAACGCTTTTCGGAATTAGCAATTACTTATAACATCAATATTATTACAGGAAGTTTTCCAGAGATGAAAGACGACCTATTATATAACGTAGGTTATTTATGTAGACGAGATGGAACATTAGAACGTTATGAAAAATTACACGTCACACCCGATGAAGCTAAAGTTTGGGGGATGCAAGGTGGTAATAAACTACAGGCATTTGATACCGATTGCGGAAAAATAGGAATTTTAATTTGCTACGATTCTGAGTTCCCTGAGTTAAGCAGATTATTAGCTGATGAAGGTATGGACATATTATTTGTCCCGTTTTTAACGGATACACAAAACGGGTATTCTAGAGTCCGTCATTGTGCACAAGCACGTGCTATAGAAAACGAATGTTATGTTGCTATTGCGGGTAGCGTTGGTAACTTACCAAAAGTACATAACATGGACATCCAATATGCGCAATCCATGGTGTTTACGCCTTGCGATTTTGCGTTCCCTGCAAATGGTATAAAAGCAGAAGCTACAGCAAACACAGAAATGATTTTAATTGCAGATGTGGACATAGATTTACTACGCGAATTAAACCAATTTGGTAGCGTTAGAAACCTAAAAGACAGACGTAAAGACATTTTCAGCTTGACTAAAAAATAG
- a CDS encoding RimK family protein, whose translation MNKYIVVNQPEKWHFSIENITVISSQDYLTNPKFSLLKKARIFNLCKDYSYQSKGYYVSLLAEARGHLAIPTVRNIVDLKTLKLVKIVSDEFDDVIQQSLKSIKSREFTLSIYFGQNVAQKYKELSSLFYKHFQVPFLRIKFHHNNKWNIQSIKAISESEIPADHIESVNVFANQYFAKKRYDTPKLATSDFDLAILVNPNDPAPPSNAKALKKFIDIAEKMNIYAEIIEPKDLSRLSSFDALFIRQSTEVNNEAYAFARKAQQEGLAIIDYPEAILKCCNKVYMAEALNNAHIATPKTVIVHKENRALVLEQVGLPCVLKAPDSTFSFGVKKAKTAAEYDTLVSEMLKESDLIIAQEFCPSDYDWRIGIIDDVPFYACKYYMAKGHWQIYNWNADKKNDQDGDADCLPIEDVPKTVITMAIKSAKLMGKGLYGIDIKVVNNTPMVIEINDNPNIDFGVEDAFYGDLVYTKILNALKTRLE comes from the coding sequence ATGAACAAATACATTGTTGTCAATCAACCTGAAAAATGGCATTTTTCGATTGAGAATATTACGGTAATTTCTTCTCAAGACTATCTTACCAATCCTAAGTTTTCACTTTTAAAAAAAGCGAGAATATTTAACCTTTGCAAAGACTACAGCTACCAATCTAAAGGATATTACGTGTCTTTATTAGCAGAAGCCAGAGGCCATTTAGCCATTCCTACGGTTAGAAACATTGTAGATTTAAAAACTTTAAAACTCGTTAAAATTGTATCGGACGAGTTTGATGATGTTATCCAACAAAGTTTAAAAAGTATTAAATCAAGAGAATTTACATTAAGCATCTATTTTGGACAAAATGTAGCTCAAAAATATAAAGAGCTAAGCAGCTTATTTTATAAACATTTTCAAGTGCCTTTTTTACGTATTAAGTTTCATCATAACAACAAATGGAACATACAAAGTATTAAAGCCATTTCAGAATCCGAAATCCCAGCGGATCATATCGAAAGTGTCAACGTATTCGCCAATCAATATTTTGCAAAAAAACGTTACGACACACCTAAATTAGCGACGTCAGATTTTGATTTAGCTATTTTAGTTAACCCAAACGACCCCGCGCCTCCAAGCAACGCCAAAGCCTTAAAAAAGTTTATTGATATTGCTGAAAAAATGAATATTTATGCCGAAATCATAGAACCTAAAGACTTAAGTCGCCTATCGTCTTTTGATGCTTTATTTATTAGACAAAGTACAGAAGTTAATAATGAAGCCTATGCTTTTGCTAGAAAAGCACAACAAGAAGGACTCGCAATTATTGATTATCCCGAAGCAATTTTAAAATGTTGCAACAAAGTGTATATGGCAGAGGCTTTGAACAATGCACATATTGCAACACCAAAAACAGTCATTGTACATAAAGAGAATAGAGCGTTAGTTTTAGAACAAGTAGGCTTACCATGTGTTTTAAAAGCACCAGATAGCACGTTTTCGTTTGGTGTAAAAAAAGCAAAAACAGCAGCAGAATATGATACGTTAGTCTCTGAAATGCTTAAAGAATCAGACTTAATTATTGCGCAAGAATTTTGCCCATCTGATTACGATTGGCGTATTGGAATTATAGACGATGTGCCTTTTTATGCCTGTAAATACTACATGGCAAAAGGACATTGGCAAATCTATAATTGGAATGCCGATAAAAAAAACGATCAAGATGGTGACGCAGATTGCCTACCAATAGAAGACGTCCCAAAAACGGTTATTACTATGGCTATAAAATCGGCTAAACTGATGGGGAAAGGTTTATATGGTATTGACATCAAAGTGGTAAACAATACACCAATGGTTATTGAAATTAATGATAACCCTAACATTGACTTTGGAGTAGAAGACGCATTTTATGGTGATCTAGTCTACACAAAAATATTGAATGCTTTAAAAACAAGATTGGAATAA
- a CDS encoding glutamate-cysteine ligase family protein, giving the protein MGKKYHLFEVYGIELEYMLVNTNSFKVAPIVDVLLTKKNGELTSDIENGAIAWSNELVAHVVELKTNGPTNDLNSLAEAFHKNVLEINALLKPLQANLLPTACHPTMNPLKDTQLWKHSYSEVYELYNRIFDCKGHGWSNVQSTHINLPFYDDKEFEKLHAAVRVILPLIPGLCASSPILDGKITGYKDTRLEYYKTNQKEIPEMTGLVIPERVFTKADYHATIFDPIKKAIKKYDTNNILDHHFLNSRGAIARFDRNAIEIRLVDIQECPKADIAICSLIIEVLKLLVNGKTVSLKKQKKWLKQDLFAILNNTIKDGEFYNISDLEYLSLFDLNETTSVKNIWQHLYDLVKPNINKDYQQALEVIFKHGTLSTRILQAISNDDSAKPIETVYMHLANCLQENKLFIPHL; this is encoded by the coding sequence ATGGGTAAAAAGTATCACTTATTTGAGGTCTATGGAATAGAGCTTGAATACATGTTGGTTAACACTAATAGCTTTAAAGTGGCACCGATTGTTGATGTATTACTAACTAAAAAGAATGGTGAATTAACTTCCGATATTGAAAACGGAGCCATTGCCTGGAGTAATGAGTTGGTTGCCCATGTGGTTGAACTAAAAACCAATGGACCGACTAACGATTTAAATTCGTTAGCGGAAGCATTTCATAAAAACGTATTAGAAATTAATGCGTTATTAAAACCGTTGCAAGCTAACTTACTCCCTACAGCATGTCATCCAACAATGAATCCTCTAAAGGATACGCAATTATGGAAACATAGTTATAGCGAAGTGTATGAATTGTACAATAGGATTTTTGACTGTAAAGGTCATGGCTGGAGTAATGTACAGAGCACACACATTAACCTTCCTTTTTATGACGATAAGGAGTTTGAAAAACTACATGCAGCCGTTAGAGTTATTTTGCCTCTAATACCTGGATTATGTGCCAGCTCTCCAATATTAGATGGAAAAATTACAGGTTATAAAGACACGAGATTAGAATATTATAAAACCAACCAGAAAGAAATTCCAGAAATGACTGGATTAGTTATTCCTGAGCGCGTCTTTACTAAAGCAGATTACCACGCTACTATTTTTGACCCTATAAAAAAGGCGATTAAAAAATACGACACAAACAATATTCTCGATCATCATTTTTTAAATAGTCGTGGTGCTATTGCTAGATTTGACAGAAACGCTATTGAGATAAGATTAGTAGATATACAAGAGTGTCCAAAAGCTGATATTGCAATTTGCTCTCTGATTATTGAAGTTTTAAAACTTTTAGTAAATGGAAAAACGGTTAGTTTAAAAAAGCAAAAGAAATGGCTAAAACAAGATCTTTTTGCCATTTTGAATAACACTATTAAAGATGGCGAATTTTATAATATCTCAGACCTAGAGTATTTGTCTTTATTTGACTTAAACGAAACCACTTCTGTTAAAAACATATGGCAGCATTTATACGATTTGGTCAAACCAAACATCAATAAAGACTACCAACAAGCATTAGAAGTCATTTTTAAACATGGCACACTTTCTACAAGGATTCTGCAAGCTATAAGCAACGATGACTCTGCAAAACCTATAGAAACCGTTTATATGCACCTAGCAAATTGTCTACAAGAGAACAAGTTATTCATACCTCATTTATAA
- a CDS encoding N-formylglutamate amidohydrolase: protein MKLVITCEHGGNTIPPEYQSFFTDTDLLHSHRGYDLGALDVFQYLKPIADYTNYSTTSRLLIELNRSLGHKNLYSEFTKDLPNIKKHKIVANYYANYRTEVIDYIDTNIKNNESIIHVSIHSFTPQLHSVVRHCDIGLLFDSRKSNEKQFAIALKNNIKNIDPNYHVRFNYPYLGKADGFTTALRTQFPNNYIGIEIEINQSFCVDNKMPDAIKTVLKESILKSKA, encoded by the coding sequence ATGAAACTAGTGATAACTTGTGAACATGGTGGAAATACTATTCCGCCAGAATACCAATCGTTCTTTACAGATACTGATCTATTACATTCTCATAGAGGTTATGATTTAGGCGCTTTAGATGTCTTCCAATATCTAAAGCCAATAGCAGACTATACTAATTACAGCACAACAAGTAGGTTACTAATCGAATTAAACAGATCATTAGGTCACAAAAATTTATATTCAGAATTCACAAAAGACTTACCCAATATTAAAAAGCACAAAATAGTTGCAAACTACTATGCAAATTACAGAACAGAAGTTATAGATTATATTGACACTAACATCAAAAATAATGAAAGTATAATACATGTATCCATTCATTCATTTACACCGCAATTACACTCTGTTGTTCGACATTGTGACATCGGTTTACTCTTTGATTCTAGAAAGTCTAATGAAAAGCAATTTGCTATCGCTTTAAAAAACAACATTAAAAATATAGACCCAAATTATCATGTCCGGTTTAACTATCCTTATTTAGGTAAAGCTGATGGGTTTACAACAGCATTAAGGACACAATTCCCTAATAACTATATTGGGATTGAAATTGAAATAAACCAATCTTTTTGTGTCGACAATAAAATGCCCGATGCTATTAAGACTGTTCTAAAAGAAAGCATACTTAAATCTAAGGCATAA
- a CDS encoding T9SS type A sorting domain-containing protein gives MCKKLLIKTLNFRALFTVIAFAFSVQTFALEDTRCGSISGFEFSNGNSTTRITNNQSYYIGDLPSDFYVDLQVNGYSRSAKFYVKNLDTGQRYSINENRLPYTFPGGNGAWNLGCGNFEIKSKIYKYRGCGSYCDSETIRFTITCDDPCGDIAGYEFSNGSETVAITNNAVYELNSLPNNFYLDLLVNGQSESASLKVKNLTTGQTFTIRENYLPYTAPGGNAAWSYGTGNFKIISKIFATNYCQGDACDQEVVYFTINDTVCGEIEGFEFSNFSDTAVSIVDGASYDLNTLPSNFNINLLTSGPVESARFTLTNTETGEVFNRTENVVPYTYPGATNVVWAHGCGTFKICSNVYLENNANGEACDSTCITFTINCEAPCGDISGYEFSNGTDAVAITNNAVYELNSLPNDFYVDLLVNGESESASLKVKNLTTGQTFNVGENYLPYTAPGGNAAWSYGVGDFEITGKIFATNYCQGDACDEAVIYFTINDTVCGEIEGFEFSNFSDAAVSIVDGGSYDLNNLPTDFNINLITSGPLESAFFTLTNTETGEVFTKTENVVPFTYPGATNAVWPHGCGTFNICSNIYLENNTNGIECGNLCVTFTINCEVPCGAISEFAFSNGTDNITVADGGEYNVSDLPTDFYVSAITEGGSESVRLTATNLDTNASLVFVENVYPLEGAAWSLGLGNFQIQAELFSGDTSTGTLCDVQTVNFTLVDVLECEAVYAGTGVLSTGLVIVSPGVTVSVNVITNNDAILPLGYQLGTVLTKGNDLIIEKVSSSTTISMPEVGGFYKVHTIAYNPATFNLSDISLGNTTVFNILDLIANNEICADINEAGVPLTVIMTGSTDRVAVTAETKTSAILESDIKLYPNPVVDQLNVNITLLQGEVLTYAMMDVNGKQVLAGRLSNNTNRIQTNQLAGGLYILRMTSETRSFTKKVVVRK, from the coding sequence ATGTGTAAAAAACTACTTATTAAGACTCTAAATTTTAGAGCGCTATTTACTGTGATCGCCTTTGCTTTTTCAGTTCAAACCTTTGCTTTAGAAGATACTAGATGTGGTTCTATTTCAGGTTTTGAATTTTCTAATGGAAATTCAACAACAAGAATCACTAATAACCAATCGTATTATATAGGAGACCTTCCTAGTGATTTTTATGTTGATTTACAAGTTAACGGTTATTCTAGAAGTGCAAAGTTTTATGTAAAAAACTTAGATACGGGACAGCGTTACAGTATTAACGAAAATCGATTACCTTATACTTTTCCAGGAGGAAACGGTGCGTGGAATCTAGGATGCGGTAATTTTGAAATAAAATCTAAAATATATAAATATAGAGGATGTGGTTCATACTGTGATAGCGAAACTATTCGTTTTACTATTACATGTGATGATCCTTGTGGAGATATTGCAGGGTACGAATTCTCTAATGGGTCTGAAACTGTTGCTATCACAAACAATGCTGTTTATGAATTAAATAGTTTGCCAAATAATTTTTATCTAGATTTATTAGTAAACGGACAGTCAGAAAGTGCTAGTTTAAAAGTAAAGAACTTAACGACAGGTCAAACTTTTACTATACGTGAAAACTACTTGCCTTATACTGCCCCAGGAGGAAATGCTGCATGGAGTTATGGAACAGGTAATTTTAAAATTATAAGCAAAATATTTGCTACTAACTACTGCCAAGGAGATGCTTGTGATCAAGAAGTGGTCTATTTTACAATTAATGATACGGTGTGTGGAGAAATTGAAGGATTTGAGTTTTCTAATTTTTCTGATACTGCGGTTTCAATTGTAGATGGAGCAAGTTACGATCTAAATACGCTTCCATCTAATTTCAATATTAATTTGTTAACATCAGGTCCTGTTGAAAGTGCACGTTTTACTTTAACCAATACAGAAACAGGAGAAGTCTTTAATAGAACAGAAAATGTAGTACCTTATACTTATCCAGGGGCTACTAACGTTGTGTGGGCACATGGGTGTGGTACATTTAAAATCTGTTCTAATGTTTATTTAGAGAACAATGCAAATGGAGAAGCATGTGATAGTACTTGTATAACATTTACTATTAACTGTGAGGCTCCTTGTGGAGACATTTCAGGGTATGAGTTTTCAAATGGAACGGATGCTGTTGCTATCACTAACAATGCTGTTTATGAGTTAAACAGTTTGCCAAATGATTTTTATGTTGATTTATTAGTTAATGGAGAATCAGAAAGTGCGAGTTTAAAAGTTAAGAATTTAACAACAGGTCAGACTTTTAATGTGGGTGAAAACTACTTGCCTTATACTGCGCCAGGAGGAAACGCTGCTTGGAGTTATGGTGTTGGTGATTTTGAAATTACAGGTAAAATATTTGCGACTAACTATTGTCAAGGTGATGCTTGCGATGAGGCTGTTATCTATTTTACAATTAATGATACTGTATGTGGAGAAATAGAAGGATTTGAATTTTCTAACTTTTCTGATGCTGCTGTGTCAATTGTAGATGGAGGAAGTTATGACCTTAATAATCTTCCAACTGATTTTAATATTAACTTAATAACATCAGGACCTTTAGAAAGTGCATTTTTCACTTTAACTAATACAGAAACAGGAGAGGTGTTTACTAAAACAGAAAACGTTGTGCCTTTTACATACCCAGGGGCTACTAATGCCGTATGGCCTCATGGTTGTGGTACATTTAATATCTGTTCTAATATTTATTTAGAGAACAATACAAATGGAATCGAATGTGGTAACCTTTGTGTAACATTTACTATTAACTGTGAAGTTCCTTGTGGCGCTATTAGTGAGTTTGCTTTTTCTAATGGAACAGATAACATAACTGTTGCTGACGGAGGTGAATACAATGTTTCAGATTTACCAACAGATTTTTATGTAAGTGCAATTACGGAAGGTGGTTCTGAAAGCGTTAGATTAACTGCTACAAATTTAGATACTAATGCGTCCCTTGTTTTTGTTGAAAATGTGTATCCTTTAGAAGGTGCTGCTTGGAGTTTAGGATTAGGAAACTTCCAAATTCAAGCTGAATTGTTTTCTGGAGACACTAGTACCGGAACTTTATGTGATGTACAAACGGTTAACTTTACTTTAGTTGATGTTTTAGAATGTGAAGCTGTTTATGCAGGTACAGGGGTATTGTCGACAGGTCTTGTAATTGTTTCTCCAGGTGTGACTGTATCTGTAAATGTAATTACAAATAATGATGCTATTTTACCACTAGGTTATCAATTAGGAACAGTATTGACTAAAGGGAATGATTTAATCATTGAAAAAGTGAGTAGTTCAACAACTATCAGTATGCCTGAGGTAGGTGGATTTTATAAAGTTCATACAATAGCCTACAACCCCGCAACTTTTAATTTAAGCGATATCTCTTTAGGTAATACTACGGTTTTTAATATTTTAGATTTAATTGCGAACAATGAAATTTGTGCAGATATAAATGAGGCAGGAGTACCGTTAACGGTTATAATGACAGGGTCTACAGATAGAGTTGCAGTAACAGCTGAAACTAAAACATCGGCTATTTTAGAGTCTGATATTAAGCTATACCCAAATCCTGTAGTAGACCAGTTAAACGTAAACATTACTTTACTACAAGGTGAAGTTTTAACTTACGCTATGATGGACGTAAATGGTAAGCAAGTCTTAGCTGGTCGTTTATCTAACAATACTAATAGGATTCAAACAAATCAATTAGCTGGTGGACTTTACATTTTAAGAATGACTTCTGAAACAAGAAGCTTTACTAAAAAGGTAGTAGTGAGAAAATAA
- a CDS encoding NUDIX hydrolase, with protein sequence MQRIFVNDKPIYLTTKVEKETDFKNFLLKDADIEFVLQTLSKKSIKSVRLIGHNEDKLLKSFKKKLPNVIAGGGKVYNDKGEILFIYRNDKWDLPKGKAEKKETIEETAIREVSEETGVSKLKIINPLPITYHVFKRNGKAKLKITHWFKMHSSFEGKLYPQLNEGITEVKWLAEQEVSEALDRSYANIKLLF encoded by the coding sequence ATGCAACGTATTTTTGTTAACGATAAACCGATATACCTTACTACAAAGGTTGAAAAGGAAACAGATTTTAAAAACTTCTTGCTTAAAGATGCCGATATAGAATTCGTACTTCAAACGTTATCTAAAAAATCGATTAAGTCTGTTCGATTAATTGGACATAATGAAGATAAATTACTAAAATCATTTAAGAAAAAGTTACCCAACGTTATTGCTGGTGGAGGGAAAGTATATAATGATAAAGGAGAGATCTTATTTATTTATAGAAATGATAAGTGGGACCTACCAAAAGGGAAGGCTGAAAAAAAGGAAACTATAGAAGAAACGGCAATTCGTGAAGTCTCGGAGGAAACCGGGGTGTCTAAGCTTAAAATCATTAATCCGTTGCCAATAACATACCATGTTTTTAAAAGAAATGGTAAGGCTAAACTTAAAATAACCCATTGGTTTAAGATGCACTCTTCTTTTGAAGGGAAGTTGTATCCGCAATTAAATGAGGGGATAACGGAGGTTAAATGGCTTGCTGAACAAGAGGTTAGCGAGGCTTTAGATAGATCTTACGCTAACATTAAACTATTATTTTAA
- the pyrE gene encoding orotate phosphoribosyltransferase produces the protein MIFNKQTARQTAKVLLQINAIKLQPNDPFTWASGWKSPIYCDNRVILSYPPVRNYIREEMSKFIEKHYGKPDVIAGVATGAIGIGMLVAEYLGLPFIYVRPEAKGHGRKNQIEGHIESGQNVVVVEDLISTGKSSLNAVKALKEANVNVKGMIAIFSYGFEVAKNNFENEDITLHTLSNYENLLTEAASSNYISEKEITTLSLWNANPSVWNAN, from the coding sequence ATGATTTTCAACAAACAAACCGCAAGGCAGACCGCCAAAGTTTTATTACAAATTAACGCTATTAAGCTTCAACCTAATGATCCGTTTACTTGGGCATCGGGATGGAAATCGCCAATTTATTGCGATAACCGCGTCATATTATCATATCCTCCAGTAAGAAATTACATCAGAGAAGAGATGAGTAAATTTATAGAAAAGCATTATGGAAAACCTGATGTTATTGCAGGTGTCGCTACCGGAGCCATTGGTATAGGTATGCTAGTTGCAGAATATTTAGGCCTACCTTTTATATATGTACGCCCTGAGGCAAAAGGTCATGGTAGAAAAAACCAAATTGAAGGCCATATCGAAAGTGGACAAAATGTAGTGGTTGTTGAAGACCTAATTAGCACAGGAAAAAGTAGCCTTAATGCTGTAAAAGCTTTAAAAGAAGCTAATGTTAATGTCAAAGGCATGATTGCCATTTTTTCTTATGGTTTTGAAGTCGCTAAAAACAACTTCGAAAACGAAGACATAACATTACATACGTTGAGTAACTATGAAAACCTACTTACCGAAGCCGCATCAAGCAACTATATTTCTGAAAAAGAAATAACAACCTTAAGTCTTTGGAACGCTAATCCAAGTGTTTGGAACGCTAATTGA
- a CDS encoding SRPBCC family protein: protein MKLQSPKAILDKSAETTFNFLSDVKNFESLMPENISKFEVLGEDKFLFALKGMPEIVLKKKELTPNNKIVLGAAGGKLDFSLTADITEIEASKTEVQLTFEGQFNAMMAMMIKGPINKFIETLATNMPKAISTIA from the coding sequence ATGAAATTACAAAGCCCAAAAGCAATCCTAGATAAATCTGCCGAAACTACATTTAACTTTTTAAGTGATGTTAAAAATTTTGAAAGCTTAATGCCTGAAAACATCAGTAAATTTGAAGTATTAGGTGAAGACAAGTTTTTATTTGCACTAAAAGGAATGCCAGAAATAGTTTTAAAAAAGAAAGAATTAACACCAAACAATAAAATAGTTTTAGGTGCTGCTGGCGGAAAACTTGATTTTTCTTTAACTGCGGATATTACAGAAATTGAAGCAAGCAAAACGGAAGTACAATTAACTTTTGAAGGTCAGTTCAATGCTATGATGGCTATGATGATCAAAGGTCCTATCAATAAGTTTATCGAAACTTTAGCGACAAACATGCCTAAAGCGATTAGTACAATAGCTTAA
- a CDS encoding biotin--[acetyl-CoA-carboxylase] ligase, giving the protein MRIIKLNATDSTNRFLRNLSLETPVKDFTTVVTSDQTQGRGQMGTSWQSQPSQNLTCSVYKQFGVIRFEDQFKISMAISLAIVKALERLNIPKLSIKWPNDILSANKKVCGVLIENVIKQNRIESSIIGIGLNVNQVKFDNLPQASSLKSITGVHYNLDEVLQIILDQIKTELAFVEKESSAIKEIYESYLFRKEKPSTFEKAEGLFSGIIKGVSNEGLLKVMVEDQILETFDLKTIKLLY; this is encoded by the coding sequence ATGCGTATAATCAAACTTAATGCCACCGATTCTACAAATAGGTTTCTTCGCAATCTAAGTTTAGAAACTCCGGTCAAAGATTTTACTACAGTAGTGACTAGTGATCAGACGCAAGGACGTGGTCAAATGGGGACGTCTTGGCAATCTCAACCGTCCCAAAACCTTACTTGTAGTGTGTATAAGCAGTTTGGTGTTATACGGTTTGAGGACCAATTTAAAATTAGTATGGCAATTTCTTTAGCTATTGTAAAAGCTTTAGAGCGCTTAAATATCCCTAAATTAAGTATAAAATGGCCTAACGACATTTTGTCAGCAAATAAGAAGGTTTGTGGTGTTTTGATTGAAAATGTCATAAAACAAAACAGAATAGAATCTTCTATAATTGGTATTGGATTGAATGTTAATCAGGTGAAGTTTGATAATTTACCACAAGCAAGCTCTTTAAAAAGTATAACTGGTGTACATTATAATTTAGATGAAGTACTACAAATTATACTAGATCAAATAAAGACGGAGTTAGCTTTTGTTGAAAAGGAGTCTTCCGCTATTAAGGAAATTTATGAATCATATTTGTTTAGAAAAGAAAAACCTTCAACATTTGAAAAAGCTGAAGGTTTGTTTTCTGGTATTATAAAAGGTGTTTCTAACGAAGGTTTGTTAAAAGTAATGGTTGAGGACCAAATTTTAGAAACCTTTGACTTAAAAACAATTAAGCTATTGTACTAA
- the rsfS gene encoding ribosome silencing factor, translating to MSKEQPNIDALISTIVEGIEDVKGKEINILDLREIENTVCDYFVICEGTSNTQVSAIVGAIQKKVSKALKDKPWHIEGEDNAEWVLMDYVNVVVHVFQKQIREYYDIESLWGDAKVTVIETNY from the coding sequence ATGTCGAAAGAACAACCAAACATAGATGCCCTTATTTCAACAATTGTTGAAGGTATTGAGGATGTAAAAGGAAAAGAAATAAATATTCTTGATTTAAGAGAAATTGAAAATACTGTTTGTGACTACTTTGTAATTTGCGAAGGGACTTCAAACACACAAGTTAGCGCTATTGTAGGCGCAATCCAGAAAAAAGTTAGTAAAGCACTTAAGGACAAACCTTGGCATATTGAAGGAGAAGACAATGCGGAATGGGTACTTATGGACTATGTAAACGTCGTTGTACACGTTTTCCAGAAGCAAATAAGAGAATATTACGACATCGAAAGTCTTTGGGGTGACGCAAAAGTGACCGTTATCGAAACAAACTATTAA